Proteins from a genomic interval of Kitasatospora kifunensis:
- the trxA gene encoding thioredoxin produces MAGATITVTDATFDSEVLKSDKPVIVDFWAEWCGPCRQVAPVLEAIAEEYGDQITIAKLNVDENQGVAAQYGIVSIPTLNVYVNGEIVKNIVGAKPKAALLRDLDGIITVNAAG; encoded by the coding sequence GTGGCCGGCGCCACCATAACCGTGACTGACGCGACCTTCGACAGTGAGGTCCTCAAGAGCGACAAGCCCGTGATCGTGGACTTCTGGGCCGAATGGTGCGGCCCCTGCCGCCAGGTCGCCCCCGTGCTCGAGGCCATCGCCGAGGAGTACGGCGACCAGATCACCATCGCCAAGCTCAACGTCGATGAGAACCAGGGTGTCGCCGCGCAGTACGGCATCGTGTCGATCCCGACCCTGAACGTCTACGTCAACGGTGAGATCGTCAAGAACATCGTCGGCGCCAAGCCGAAGGCCGCCCTGCTGCGCGACCTCGACGGCATCATCACGGTCAACGCGGCCGGCTGA